The Bacillus spongiae genome has a window encoding:
- a CDS encoding MFS transporter: MWKNKNVWILLLGEFIAGLGLWLGIIGNLEFMQAKVPSDFVKSLILASGILAGLAVGPLAGRITDQVRKKTVMLIAGFFRSVSVLIMLIAIETNSVIWMIVFLVSIQISAAFYFPALQAAIPLIVKEKDLLQLNAIHMNVSTLSRIAGTAIAGLFVVIMSLSTLYLLSLIAYLGLFIITWFLTINETVSKTTLSSETRKKGGFKEVFPIIKGLPIVFMTLVMTLIPLLFIGGFNLIVINISELQDSASIKGWIYATEGIAFMTGAFIVKRISGKLSPYKILFGFSFVIGISQLMLYFAQIPWMTVLVFAIFGFSVGCFFPTASTIFQTRVPKEFHGRFFSFKNMLDRFIFQVVLLLTGSLLDLIGLQLMGILLGILSIVMTSFFFSKFKQYRKNRMLKEAS, encoded by the coding sequence ATGTGGAAAAATAAAAATGTTTGGATATTACTACTTGGGGAATTTATTGCAGGATTAGGACTATGGCTTGGAATTATTGGTAATTTAGAATTTATGCAAGCAAAAGTACCCTCTGATTTTGTTAAATCTCTCATTCTTGCATCAGGGATACTTGCAGGATTGGCAGTTGGGCCTTTGGCTGGGCGTATTACAGATCAAGTTCGAAAGAAAACCGTCATGCTCATAGCTGGATTCTTCCGATCTGTTAGTGTCTTAATTATGTTAATAGCCATTGAAACCAATTCCGTCATATGGATGATTGTGTTCTTAGTCAGCATTCAAATTTCTGCGGCTTTTTATTTTCCCGCTCTTCAAGCAGCGATTCCATTAATAGTGAAAGAAAAAGATTTACTTCAATTGAACGCCATTCACATGAATGTCTCTACTTTATCACGGATTGCAGGGACAGCAATCGCTGGCCTTTTTGTTGTTATTATGTCACTATCTACGCTCTATCTACTATCCCTTATTGCCTATTTAGGGTTATTCATCATAACATGGTTCCTTACGATAAATGAAACGGTATCAAAAACAACCCTTTCAAGTGAAACGAGAAAAAAAGGGGGATTTAAAGAGGTATTCCCCATCATTAAAGGGCTCCCAATTGTATTCATGACCCTTGTTATGACACTTATCCCTCTCTTATTTATAGGTGGATTTAACTTAATCGTAATCAATATAAGTGAACTGCAGGATAGTGCTTCAATTAAAGGATGGATTTATGCTACTGAAGGTATTGCATTTATGACTGGTGCCTTTATTGTCAAAAGAATTAGCGGAAAACTATCTCCTTATAAAATTCTTTTTGGTTTTTCATTTGTCATCGGCATTTCACAACTAATGCTATATTTTGCTCAAATTCCGTGGATGACAGTGCTTGTTTTTGCTATTTTCGGTTTTTCAGTTGGCTGCTTTTTCCCGACTGCTTCCACTATTTTTCAAACGAGAGTCCCAAAGGAATTTCATGGTCGATTTTTCTCATTCAAAAATATGCTTGATCGTTTTATTTTTCAAGTTGTGTTACTCCTCACTGGATCACTATTAGATTTAATTGGCTTGCAACTAATGGGCATTTTGCTTGGCATTCTTTCCATTGTTATGACATCCTTCTTCTTTTCAAAGTTTAAACAATACCGAAAAAATAGGATGTTGAAGGAAGCAAGCTAA
- a CDS encoding DUF1540 domain-containing protein, translated as MAQDVLCEVMNCVYNQHGKKCGASEIFVVSHKGNKASNSEETDCKTFEPGV; from the coding sequence ATGGCACAAGATGTATTGTGTGAAGTTATGAACTGTGTGTATAATCAGCACGGGAAAAAATGTGGTGCTTCAGAGATTTTTGTTGTGAGCCATAAGGGAAATAAAGCAAGTAATAGTGAAGAAACAGATTGTAAGACATTTGAACCAGGAGTATAG